A stretch of DNA from Ranitomeya variabilis isolate aRanVar5 chromosome 1, aRanVar5.hap1, whole genome shotgun sequence:
GTTTTTAAATCTACCACAATATATTAAGGATTTCTTGCTATATAGACATTGCAGGAGTTTTCCACAAATCCATAACTCTCAAAAAAAATGTGGAAGCGCAGCAGAATCTAATAACGTCTTCCTTCTGCTTGCTATAAAATCATCACCAGGTAACTACGAAAGGAGAGCCATCATTCGTCAAACATGGGGGAAGGAAACCAGTTATGAAGGTGCTCACTTGAAAAGGATTTTTCTCTCTGGAACCTCAAATAATTATCAAGAGGACAGGCATTTAAGACAGCTTCTTAAAATTGAAAGTGAAACATATGGAGATATCCTACAGTGGGACTTTCATGACACATTTTTTAATCTGACTCTAAAGCAGTTCCTATTTCATATGTGGCTAGAGGAATACTGTCCAGGTGCAAACTTCATTTTTAATGGAGATGATGATGTATTTGTGAACACTTTTAATGTAATAACCTACCTACATAGTCATGAAGCAGATAAACACCTTTTTGTGGGACAGCTAATAGCTAATGTTGGACCTATTCGTGAAGCTGGAAGCAAGTATTATGTACCTGAACAAGTTACCACATCTAACTCGTATCCAATGTACTGTGGAGGTGGAGGAATTCTCATGTCCAAATATACTGCTCATGTCATAAACGATAAATCTCAGGACATCC
This window harbors:
- the B3GNT3 gene encoding N-acetyllactosaminide beta-1,3-N-acetylglucosaminyltransferase 3, whose protein sequence is MRLSFVKLEGILLLTVGFVGLLFIMRGGGDESTTLDKEVQKIAFPMDLTSVKQNLEWLPGCQENKSMQSIEGFLNLPQYIKDFLLYRHCRSFPQIHNSQKKCGSAAESNNVFLLLAIKSSPGNYERRAIIRQTWGKETSYEGAHLKRIFLSGTSNNYQEDRHLRQLLKIESETYGDILQWDFHDTFFNLTLKQFLFHMWLEEYCPGANFIFNGDDDVFVNTFNVITYLHSHEADKHLFVGQLIANVGPIREAGSKYYVPEQVTTSNSYPMYCGGGGILMSKYTAHVINDKSQDIQLFPIDDVYLGMCLAKAGLVPASHMGMRTAGVHVPSAKLDSFNPCYYRELLLVHRFIPYQMLVMWKAIQDPQLDCGQKLSIYLGT